A single region of the Glycine max cultivar Williams 82 chromosome 20, Glycine_max_v4.0, whole genome shotgun sequence genome encodes:
- the LOC100804721 gene encoding uncharacterized protein encodes MLLRFIQNKTRCGNWNSHSHKAAPTVALLTMLLAQPIFLSRNFPTLNNNHRNSRTSLQLHNPPEVRVSPQRTPIIASSGCFGCFVKPLDVRTKKATLGAFLKKKKGGVHICHSLKEESEVGGNSNNPRDWTTSILLFLLWAALMYYVFFLTPNQTPSRDTYFLKKLLNLKGDDGFRMNEVLVSLWYLMGLWPLVYSMLLLPTGRSSKNIIPVWPFLILSCFGGAYALFPYFVLWKPPAPPVEETQLKTWPLNFLESKVTATISLAAGVAIITYAGLAGQDVWKEFYQYFRESKFIHIMSIDFIILSTFAPFWVYNDMTARKRSDKGSWLLPLSLIPFLGPGLYLLLRPSLSTVAISQTPVEPE; translated from the exons ATGTTGTTGAGGTTTATCCAAAACAAAACTAGATGTGGAAATTGGAATAGCCATAGCCATAAGGCAGCACCCACCGTTGCACTGTTGACTATGCTGCTAGCTCAACCCATTTTCCTCTCTCGCAACTTTCCCACTCTCAACAACAACCACCGAAATTCGAGAACTTCACTTCAACTTCACAACCCTCCTGAAGTAAGAGTTTCACCGCAAAGAACGCCAATAATAGCCTCTTCTGGTTGTTTTGGTTGCTTCGTGAAACCGCTTGATGTCAGAACCAAAAAAGCCACGTTGGGTGCgtttcttaagaaaaaaaaaggtggtgTCCATATTTGCCATAGTTTGAAGGAAGAGAGTGAGGTTGGTGGGAATAGCAATAATCCAAGAGACTGGACAACCTCCATTTTGCTCTTTCTACTGTGGGCTGCGCTAATGTACTATGTTTTCTTTCTCACCCCAAACCAGACCCCG TCAAGGGACACGTATTTCTTGAAAAAGCTCCTGAATCTGAAAGGAGATGATGGTTTCAGAATGAATGAAGTGCTAGTATCATTGTGGTATTTAATGGGCTTGTGGCCGTTGGTATATAGCATGCTCTTGCTTCCTACAGGAAGAAG ctcaaaaaatattattcctgTATGGCCGTTCCTGATACTTTCATGTTTTGGTGGTGCATATGCTCTTTTTCCGTATTTTGTACTTTGGAAACCGCCAGCTCCCCCTGTTGAAGAAACTCAGCTTAAAACATGGCCTTTGAATTTTCTGGAATCAAAAGTAACTGCAACG ATATCACTTGCTGCAGGGGTAGCCATCATAACTTATGCTGGTCTAGCTGGACAAGATGTGTGGAAAGAATTTTACCAGTACTTCAGGGAAAGCAAATTT ATCCATATTATGTCCATTGATTTTATTATACTTTCCACATTTGCACCATTCTGGGTTTACAATGATATGACAGCTCGAAAAAG GTCTGACAAAGGTTCTTGGCTTCTTCCCCTATCATTGATACCATTTTTAGGGCCTGGTTTATACCTTCTCCTACGGCCATCATTATCAACAGTGGCCATTTCACAAACTCCTGTTGAGCCAGAGTAA
- the LOC102659563 gene encoding myb-like protein J, whose amino-acid sequence MFRGNNDDEFEFDGGFDFDKEEALYKELETLIHSENTAPSMMFPLEDATHVHSGDSDSDGGSDNNKLQVFELENSLVQLPPKLSSLSVPPPTESMLPHTQFHGGFDEWDDTLVYLPPIEETLDQLENTAPRLLSPSAEETLDHLLSLSTPMLLQELLESKNTAPAPSLLPLSTPMLLQDTLVHLPPLSLPDNTSPRVFTPAGHITLLPQTQTANRPSTSSASSSHNRCNRWTNEEHMLFLQGLAIYGKGGWKNIARYAVKTRTSTQVASHTQKYFLHLRASNKKAKRKSIYDMTLQDQVPPPHQHWVLPPNLATY is encoded by the exons ATGTTCAGAGGAAACAACGACGACGAGTTTGAGTTTGACGGTGGCTTCGACTTCGACAAGGAGGAGGCACTGTATAAAGAGTTGGAGACCCTCATTCATTCAGAGAACACTGCCCCATCGATGATGTTTCCGTTGGAGGACGCCACCCATGTTCACAGTGGTGATTCTGATTCTGATGGTGGCTCCGACAACAACAAGCTGCAGGTGTTTGAGTTGGAGAACAGCCTCGTTCAACTTCCTCCCAAGTTGTCATCTTTGTCAGTGCCTCCCCCGACGGAATCGATGTTGCCGCATACACAGTTTCACGGCGGCTTCGATGAGTGGGACGACACCCTCGTTTACCTTCCTCCGATAGAAGAAACCCTCGATCAGTTAGAGAACACTGCCCCAAGGCTTCTTTCTCCGTCGGCCGAAGAAACCCTCGATCACCTTCTTTCCCTTTCGACTCCGATGTTGTTGCAAGAGTTGTTGGAGTCAAAGAACACTGCCCCTGCCCCTAGCCTTCTTCCCCTATCCACTCCGATGTTGTTGCAAGACACCCTTGTTCACCTTCCACCCCTGTCACTGCCAGACAACACTTCACCTAGGGTATTCACTCCGGCAGGGCACATCACCCTTCTTCCACAGACACAGACAGCGAACCGACCCTCCACTTCATCGGCATCATCATCTCACAATCGCTGCAACAGATGGACCAATGAAGAACACAT GTTATTTCTTCAAGGGCTTGCAATCTATGGCAAGGGAGGTTGGAAGAATATTGCAAGGTATGCTGTTAAGACTAGAACCTCAACCCAAGTTGCTAGTCATACCCAAAAATACTTTCTTCATCTGCGAGCCTCAAACAAAAAGGCAAAAAGAAAGAGCATTTATGACATGACCTTGCAAGATCAAGTTCCACCACCTCACCAACATTGGGTTTTGCCTCCAAATCTTGCAACATACTGA